From a region of the Brachionichthys hirsutus isolate HB-005 chromosome 9, CSIRO-AGI_Bhir_v1, whole genome shotgun sequence genome:
- the LOC137899894 gene encoding guanine nucleotide-binding protein subunit beta-4 — protein sequence MSELEQLRQEADQLRNQIRDARKACSDSTLSQITAGLDSVGRIQMRTRRTLRGHLAKIYAMHWGSDSRLLVSASQDGKLIIWDSYTTNKMHAIPLRSSWVMTCAYAPSGNYVACGGLDNICSIYSLKTREGNVRVTRELPGHTGYLSCCRFLDDNQILTSSGDTTCALWDIETGQQATTFTGHTGDVMSLSLSPDYKTFVSGACDATSKLWDIRDGMCRQSFTGHVSDINAVTFFPNGNAFGTGSDDATCRLFDLRADQELMMYSHDNIICGITSVAFSKSGRLLLAGYDDFNCNVWDTLKGERAGVLAGHDNRVSCLGVTEDGMAVATGSWDSFLRIWN from the exons ATGAGCGAGCTGGAACAGTTGCGGCAGGAAGCCGATCAACTGCGCAATCAGATCCGG GATGCCAGGAAAGCCTGCAGTGACTCCACCCTGTCACAG ATCACAGCTGGTCTGGACTCAGTGGGCCGGATACAGATGCGGACACGGCGCACTCTCAGGGGCCACCTGGCCAAGATCTATGCAATGCACTGGGGGAGCGATTCCAG GTTACTTGTCAGTGCTTCACAAGATGGAAAGCTAATCATCTGGGACAGCTACACAACAAACAAG ATGCACGCAATCCCGCTGCGCTCTTCCTGGGTGATGACATGCGCTTACGCTCCCTCCGGGAACTATGTGGCCTGCGGAGGCCTGGAcaacatctgctccatttacagcttGAAGACCCGAGAGGGCAACGTGCGTGTCACCAGAGAGCTTCCAGGACACACTG GCTACTTGTCCTGCTGTCGTTTCCTGGATGACAACCAGATACTGACGAGCTCTGGAGACACCACCTG tgcattgtgggacatAGAGACAGGCCAACAAGCTACCACCTTCACTGGCCACACAGGAGACGTAATGAGCCTGTCTCTAAGCCCGGACTACAAGACCTTTGTGTCAGGAGCCTGCGACGCCACCTCCAAACTGTGGGACATTCGCGATGGCATGTGCAGGCAGTCCTTCACCGGACACGTGTCCGATATCAACGCCGTCACC TTTTTCCCCAATGGGAATGCCTTTGGAACAGGCTCTGATGATGCCACCTGCAGGCTGTTTGACCTGCGTGCTGACCAGGAGCTGATGATGTACAGCCATGACAACATAATCTGCGGCATCACCTCAGTGGCTTTCTCCAAGAGTGGGCGACTGCTCCTGGCTGGCTACGATGACTTCAACTGCAACGTCTGGGACACTCTGAAAGGCGAGCGTGCAG GTGTACTGGCGGGCCACGACAACAGGGTAAGCTGCCTGGGGGTGACTGAAGACGGCATGGCCGTGGCCACCGGCTCCTGGGACAGTTTTCTCCGAATCTGGAACTAA